atttttaaataactcgaattaaattattatccaAAAAAAATATCACAACTACGGAGTACCAAAGTTTTGATGTTGTAGAcaaataatttttgtttttgttttattttcaaaattaatactccgtaagaTCCTATCAAATACTCTGTATAAAATCCAATATTATGTATGTGTATAATTTTTTGTCATTGTATACGAAAGTGTCTTTTAACTTACATAAAATAATCTGTAATGTGTTCGTGtaacttttttcttttgtttttggtAGATCAAGAATGGTATATCTTTAATTTACGTTGTTTTTGCATGATAAGTTTAACGGCTATTAAAATTCTTGTGTAATTTGATAACATCAAGTAAATAAGATTGGAGTGGGATAGTAAGTTATGAATTATcgtaataaatttataatgtgTTGATTATTTATGGTAGTAAAAAGATAATATTAGGGCAATAGCAGTAAGAGGTTTATGATTACTAAAAGTTAAATTGATCAAGACTTTAAGTCAATCTATTCTCGACCCTACCAGCTTTGCCCAGGAAgaaataaatataattttacACAGATTAAAACTTTAAATACAGCAATAGCAATTCCATTACACTTGTATTTAATTGTTAGAGTTGTAGTCGACCTGAAGTTCTAATTCTGTAGGAATACCATGGCTCTTCAAATTCAATCACCCATCTAAAAAACTATATATACAGTTCATGTCAGCTCCTTATTTTCACCCATCCATCAAAGGTCAAACACACTAGCAATAGCAATAGCAATAGCAATGGCTCGTCTATTCATCACCATCCTCTCTGTTTTAGCCATCGTTCTCCTTTTCTCAGCTTCTTCCGCCTACGCAAGCGACTCAGTTGCTGAATCTTTCGTCAGAAAAACATGCGACGACGCCACATACATTGACGTATGCTTAGATACACTCCTCCACCAAGCTGCCCGCATCAACAGCCACCCCAAAAAGTCCACCCGTCTTGCCATCATGGCAACCATAGCAGAGGTTCAAACCGTGTCAAGTAAACTCGAAAACCAAGCTAAAAAGCCTAAACTATGGACTCGTGAAGTAGCCGCCTTGAACGAGTGTGGGACCATGATTGCTGACTCCATCCTGTCGTTGAACCGCGCAATGGAAGAAAGCCAACACTTGGGGGGTGGAACCAAGAGGGATAAGCAGTCCAAGAGGGTTAGCTTGGAGAATGATGTGAAGAATGTGCAAGATGTTGCTAATAGATGTGTTAATGATATGCATGTTGCAAAGGTTAGAGATGTTTTGTTGACAAGGGTTGAGGAGATTATGGAACCTCTTGTTGAACTTGCTACTAACTCTGTTGATCTCATCCACCACATGCAGTTTTAATTTAATCTCTAGCTAGTAGGACAATAATTCATTACTtttatttctttgtttttattcaataattaattagtattactttagtttgtcattgattttaatttaagaAATAAAGCTATTCAATAACATTACTTGATTGTGATTTTTGGATTACGATGATCGTATCGTCATATGAAAGTTCAACTTAGAAACAAATTGTGCCCTTAACTCGTGTCACATGTTGGAGAATAAGTGTCCTAAGTTGGGGCTTAGTCAGGACTAATCTGATATCCATATATGTAGATGTAAGCTCACTACAAGATACGGAGTATTCCCCAAAGTCATCTTTAACTACTCTAGTG
This genomic stretch from Spinacia oleracea cultivar Varoflay chromosome 3, BTI_SOV_V1, whole genome shotgun sequence harbors:
- the LOC110801483 gene encoding pectinesterase inhibitor 3-like — protein: MARLFITILSVLAIVLLFSASSAYASDSVAESFVRKTCDDATYIDVCLDTLLHQAARINSHPKKSTRLAIMATIAEVQTVSSKLENQAKKPKLWTREVAALNECGTMIADSILSLNRAMEESQHLGGGTKRDKQSKRVSLENDVKNVQDVANRCVNDMHVAKVRDVLLTRVEEIMEPLVELATNSVDLIHHMQF